In a single window of the Desulfovibrio mangrovi genome:
- a CDS encoding terminase gpA endonuclease subunit gives MQMQPNPPFTFRPAECDVFRRPDAARTVDWAAKHVRIVDGPYKGQPWDPNVLPHVVGALDILDRQEINKAFFIWCSRAAKTTTAEIWSLAEHERHGHNIAMGMADENALNRHFTGSLHELIKGIKPVRAKLHGRNALQKDEVRFADGSAVYGMWAGSDSRTRSFSAAVVLIDEEDVYQDKGIVLAMQERGDEYSKMGLQKIIRACRPKGNDKQSTIWADAETEAHAWLNYECECPGCHTRQVMEHEHLVAMNGSKDPKEIRRDQLGRYKCVACGYTWTDRARTVAMQNGGWVATKGNLDGATVVAFHLRRWETPLVSLSDVLADWFEAQGNPRKLQVWDNNTCAKPYKFIQLEQDENALRKHVSEHMLNGEVPEWTLALTFAADMQKDHFKWSVCAHGVAGSGRMEMIISYGTVVTFDELGKLIFQSRYKTKDGKRELGIWRASLDVGGTKHENQMDSRPVQALLWLSSQRRGVVFPTRGMSRTSPGQLVKQTVVEKLPDGRNLAMGQGGLTMAWIDTDAFKRDIFWRLAEGAGEEPLFFHGQTTDEYLKEIASEKLERDKTGKEAWVRVRANHWLDCLVQHMAMAWWQWSPSLVSMAASLPSGEQPLQREQAKAQKQEDNPWTGGISLFGE, from the coding sequence ATGCAGATGCAGCCTAACCCGCCTTTCACCTTCCGGCCTGCGGAGTGCGATGTGTTCCGCCGCCCCGATGCCGCCCGTACCGTGGATTGGGCCGCCAAGCATGTGCGCATTGTTGACGGTCCCTACAAGGGGCAGCCGTGGGACCCGAACGTGCTGCCGCATGTTGTGGGCGCTCTGGATATTCTGGACCGACAGGAAATCAACAAGGCATTTTTCATCTGGTGCAGCCGCGCTGCCAAAACCACCACGGCGGAAATATGGTCACTGGCCGAGCATGAGCGCCACGGCCACAACATAGCCATGGGCATGGCTGATGAAAACGCGCTGAACCGGCATTTCACCGGCAGCCTGCATGAGTTGATCAAGGGTATCAAGCCGGTCCGCGCCAAGCTGCACGGGCGCAATGCCCTGCAGAAAGACGAAGTGCGCTTTGCCGATGGCAGCGCGGTATACGGCATGTGGGCCGGTTCTGACAGCCGCACCCGTTCCTTTTCAGCCGCCGTTGTGCTCATCGACGAAGAAGACGTGTACCAAGACAAGGGCATAGTTCTGGCGATGCAGGAACGCGGCGACGAATACAGCAAGATGGGGCTGCAGAAGATTATCCGCGCCTGCCGCCCCAAGGGGAACGACAAGCAGAGCACCATATGGGCCGATGCCGAAACAGAGGCCCATGCATGGTTGAACTATGAATGCGAGTGCCCCGGCTGCCACACGCGGCAGGTGATGGAGCATGAGCACCTTGTGGCCATGAACGGCAGCAAGGACCCCAAGGAGATCCGGCGCGATCAGCTGGGCCGGTACAAGTGCGTTGCCTGCGGGTATACGTGGACGGACCGCGCCCGCACGGTTGCCATGCAGAACGGCGGGTGGGTTGCCACCAAGGGAAACCTTGACGGTGCCACGGTGGTGGCCTTTCACCTGCGCCGGTGGGAAACCCCGCTTGTGTCGCTCTCCGATGTGCTGGCCGACTGGTTTGAGGCGCAGGGCAACCCGCGCAAGCTGCAGGTGTGGGACAACAACACCTGCGCCAAACCGTACAAGTTCATTCAGCTGGAACAGGACGAAAACGCCCTGCGCAAGCATGTGTCAGAACACATGCTCAACGGCGAGGTTCCTGAGTGGACACTGGCACTCACCTTTGCTGCGGACATGCAGAAGGACCACTTCAAGTGGAGCGTGTGTGCGCATGGCGTAGCCGGTAGCGGGCGCATGGAAATGATCATCAGTTACGGAACGGTGGTCACCTTCGATGAGCTGGGCAAGCTCATTTTTCAAAGCCGGTACAAGACGAAAGACGGGAAACGGGAGCTGGGTATATGGCGCGCCTCGCTGGACGTGGGCGGCACCAAGCACGAAAACCAGATGGACTCCCGCCCCGTGCAGGCGCTCTTGTGGCTTTCCAGCCAGCGGCGCGGGGTTGTGTTCCCCACACGCGGCATGAGCCGGACTTCTCCCGGTCAGCTGGTGAAGCAGACTGTGGTGGAAAAGCTGCCGGATGGACGCAATCTTGCCATGGGGCAAGGCGGCCTGACCATGGCGTGGATTGATACGGACGCCTTCAAGCGTGACATCTTCTGGCGATTGGCAGAAGGCGCGGGCGAAGAGCCGCTGTTTTTCCACGGGCAGACCACGGACGAATATCTCAAGGAAATCGCATCGGAAAAGCTGGAACGCGACAAGACCGGCAAGGAAGCGTGGGTGCGCGTGCGTGCCAACCACTGGCTGGACTGCCTTGTGCAGCACATGGCCATGGCGTGGTGGCAGTGGTCACCCAGCCTTGTGAGCATGGCAGCCAGCTTGCCCAGCGGAGAGCAACCCCTCCAGCGCGAACAGGCAAAGGCCCAGAAGCAGGAAGACAACCCTTGGACGGGCGGCATCAGCCTGTTCGGCGAATAG
- a CDS encoding DNA primase family protein, whose translation MSQELNQTPPAQWSREQMRAAVLADVDTEIREAWAEALKKHGKKLDQDRIDPPLAHALHEGEAKPDPKPKKYTIKQLQHYMNRNELGDLELLIERCGDVYCFDKKAKKWWRFTGGIWSEDAVSELGREVMALGDHYEKGALEQWKVVESPETREERALTKAKELHADLTKKAKALRGSSRRENVIKTATIGSESFAISGEEWDRHPTLLACANGYVDMETGKLYKPDPKLYLRQRSPYPYYGLHTYDPFFDEMVRKILCDRDGLLDYLPKVVGYAATGNLTHKEFYVAYGPEGDNGKSLLFKGFLKAIGTYGATLRTDLLLENKKQINEDPFWIALKDKRMAVASEAKKGSKFSMDKIKLVTGSDGTVVRGLYAEPTELFFPTKLILHSNYIPTAHGGDVAFMKRMRIIPFNAKFTTNPREVDEENHVHLAMDMNAVKQRLEAAGPAVLSYIIRGAKSYLSNLDLTPPSEVLELTKEWAEDQDIIGEFLNICCTSGKHEKNQVKPTYHAFKRYCIEEKEFQPNHVPGFRSFVEDMVRRKGITKDTSSNFHYFRGIRVNQEWEATNE comes from the coding sequence ATGAGTCAGGAACTGAACCAGACCCCACCGGCACAGTGGAGCCGCGAGCAGATGCGGGCCGCCGTGCTGGCAGATGTGGACACGGAGATACGGGAGGCTTGGGCCGAAGCGCTGAAAAAGCACGGCAAGAAGCTGGACCAAGACCGGATTGACCCGCCCCTTGCGCACGCATTGCATGAAGGCGAAGCCAAGCCGGACCCCAAGCCGAAGAAATATACCATCAAGCAGCTGCAGCACTACATGAACCGCAACGAGCTTGGCGACCTTGAGTTGCTGATTGAGCGATGTGGTGACGTGTATTGCTTCGACAAAAAAGCCAAGAAATGGTGGAGGTTTACAGGTGGCATCTGGTCAGAGGATGCCGTCAGCGAGCTAGGGCGCGAAGTCATGGCGCTGGGTGACCACTACGAGAAGGGAGCCCTTGAACAATGGAAAGTGGTTGAGTCACCAGAGACGCGGGAAGAAAGAGCGCTCACGAAGGCCAAGGAGCTGCACGCTGACCTTACGAAGAAGGCGAAGGCGCTGCGCGGCAGCTCCCGCCGTGAGAACGTGATCAAGACGGCCACCATTGGCTCAGAGTCGTTCGCCATCTCCGGCGAGGAATGGGACAGGCACCCGACGTTGCTGGCCTGCGCCAACGGCTATGTGGATATGGAAACGGGCAAGCTCTACAAGCCTGACCCGAAGCTGTATCTGCGGCAGCGCTCTCCATACCCATATTATGGGCTCCACACCTATGACCCGTTCTTTGACGAGATGGTGCGGAAGATCCTGTGCGACCGCGACGGGCTGCTGGACTACCTGCCCAAGGTGGTCGGCTACGCGGCCACGGGCAACCTGACGCACAAGGAGTTCTATGTTGCCTATGGCCCTGAAGGCGACAACGGCAAGTCGCTTTTGTTCAAGGGCTTTCTCAAGGCCATCGGCACATATGGTGCCACCCTGCGCACAGACCTGCTGCTTGAGAACAAGAAGCAGATCAACGAGGACCCGTTCTGGATTGCCCTGAAGGACAAGCGCATGGCTGTGGCCAGCGAGGCCAAGAAGGGCAGCAAGTTTTCCATGGACAAGATCAAGCTTGTCACCGGCTCAGACGGCACCGTGGTGCGCGGCCTGTATGCCGAGCCCACGGAACTGTTCTTTCCCACCAAGCTCATTCTGCATTCCAACTACATCCCTACAGCTCACGGCGGTGACGTGGCGTTCATGAAGCGCATGCGCATAATCCCTTTCAACGCCAAGTTCACAACCAACCCCAGAGAGGTGGACGAAGAGAATCACGTGCACCTTGCCATGGACATGAACGCGGTGAAGCAGCGACTGGAAGCCGCAGGCCCTGCTGTTCTTTCCTACATCATCAGAGGGGCAAAATCGTACCTTTCCAACCTTGATTTGACGCCGCCTTCAGAAGTGCTCGAACTGACCAAGGAATGGGCAGAAGATCAGGATATCATCGGGGAATTCCTGAACATTTGCTGCACAAGCGGCAAGCATGAAAAGAATCAGGTGAAGCCCACGTACCATGCCTTCAAACGGTACTGCATTGAGGAAAAAGAGTTTCAACCCAATCACGTACCCGGCTTTCGCAGCTTTGTTGAAGACATGGTGCGCAGGAAGGGGATTACCAAGGATACTTCCTCTAATTTCCACTACTTCCGAGGAATCAGAGTTAATCAGGAATGGGAGGCGACCAATGAGTAA
- a CDS encoding VOC family protein codes for MKSLTPNLMVADVARSLQFYCDVLGFTFEMGVAEEGGPIATDRSAEQDFIYAMARNGGACLMFLERNAFARDLPAFAGKAPGSSATFYMELDNLDGLHEQLHGTVTEVKAIGNMWYGMREWYIADPDGYVLCLAEALHG; via the coding sequence ATGAAATCGTTGACGCCAAACCTGATGGTCGCAGACGTTGCCCGATCACTGCAATTCTACTGCGACGTGCTCGGCTTTACCTTTGAAATGGGCGTAGCAGAAGAAGGCGGTCCCATAGCCACAGACAGAAGTGCGGAACAGGATTTCATATACGCCATGGCGAGAAACGGCGGAGCTTGCCTGATGTTTCTGGAGCGGAATGCCTTTGCCCGCGACCTGCCGGCATTTGCCGGAAAAGCACCCGGTTCCAGCGCCACCTTCTACATGGAGCTGGACAATCTGGACGGCCTGCATGAACAGCTCCATGGTACGGTCACGGAAGTGAAGGCCATTGGCAACATGTGGTACGGCATGCGCGAGTGGTACATTGCCGATCCGGACGGCTATGTGCTCTGTCTCGCAGAAGCCCTGCACGGTTGA
- a CDS encoding DUF554 domain-containing protein, giving the protein MVFPLGSVFNVVCIVVGGVVGLVLGGRLPDRMRAIVFTGLGLCTLIIGLQMGLKTQNPLVLVFSILLGSITGELLRLEDRLTALGDWMKKRMRSGNERFTEGFVSSSVLFCIGAMAILGSFDEGLRGDHTILFTKSILDGFASVAFAASYGVGVVFSAIPVFIYQASLTVFATVLQPVLNEAMMTELIATGGALIIGISVNLMELRRIPLTNMLPALVFAPILARILM; this is encoded by the coding sequence ATGGTTTTCCCGCTTGGTTCCGTCTTTAACGTAGTGTGTATTGTTGTGGGTGGCGTGGTCGGCCTGGTTCTGGGCGGCCGTCTGCCGGATCGCATGCGGGCAATCGTGTTTACCGGCCTAGGGCTGTGTACCCTGATCATCGGGTTGCAGATGGGCCTCAAAACGCAGAACCCGCTGGTGCTGGTGTTCAGTATTCTGCTCGGTTCCATTACCGGCGAGTTGCTCAGGCTGGAAGACAGGCTGACGGCCTTGGGCGACTGGATGAAGAAGCGCATGCGCAGCGGCAACGAACGCTTTACCGAGGGTTTTGTTTCCTCTTCCGTGCTGTTCTGCATTGGTGCCATGGCAATTCTCGGCTCCTTTGATGAAGGGTTGCGCGGCGATCATACCATTCTGTTCACCAAGTCCATTCTGGACGGTTTCGCCTCTGTTGCGTTTGCTGCAAGCTACGGCGTGGGTGTGGTGTTCTCCGCCATTCCGGTATTCATTTATCAGGCAAGCCTGACCGTCTTTGCTACCGTGCTGCAGCCCGTCTTGAACGAGGCCATGATGACGGAGCTTATCGCCACCGGTGGCGCGCTTATTATCGGCATTAGCGTCAACCTCATGGAATTGCGGCGCATTCCGTTGACGAATATGCTGCCCGCCTTGGTCTTCGCCCCCATTCTGGCGCGTATTCTCATGTAG
- the uvrA gene encoding excinuclease ABC subunit UvrA produces the protein MTQKNCIHIEGARQHNLKNLTLDIPRDELVVVCGPSGSGKSTLAFDLVYAEGQRRYVESLSAYARQFLPQMDKPEVDKIEGLSPAISLEQQASSRNPRSTVGTVTEIYDFLRVFYARLGTMYCPECGKPIAARAADEIIADILALPEGTKFMVLAPLVEHQKGTHADRFKKLKAEGFVRVRVNGDVMTIDDVPGLEKNKKHSIELVIDRLVMKEGLRGRLADSVELALKYGEGRLIASVVGGEETIHSTESVCPTCKISLPKLSPQLFSFNSPQGACPRCSGLGAIDYFEPNLLAPNKGLSLADGGLLPWKNPKVMERYASGLRVLGKEFDFALNTPFRDYSEQAWEALFHGHKGTGWEGVTSILERGMEFGQTWRDELSRFRQSKPCPKCNGARLKDESLAVRVDDLSIFGFCSLSVGRALEWLQSRTFDKSLAIIAEPLMKELTHRLGFMVNVGLDYISLGRNMSTLSGGEAQRIRLASQLGSGLVGVTYVLDEPSIGLHPKDNERLINTLRSLQRRGNTVLVVEHDEATIREADTVIELGPGSGMLGGDIMFNGTVKDLLEHSESLTAKYLRGEMVIDLPDERREGDEHLILKGVTTNNLQNVDVRFPLGALTCVTGPSGSGKSSLVVDSLYKHIALHQSIKVDSPGQIQGIEGLEHIERIVAIDQTPIGRTPRSNPATYTKVFDEIRNIFAMSPDAKKRGYKPGRFSFNVRGGRCEACGGDGQIRVEMHFLPDVYVTCDVCKGKRYNHETLEVRYKGKNIAEVLDMTVRQAKVFFENYPVLERRLAVLEDVGLEYLRLGQPATTLSGGEAQRIKISRELGKRSLPGTLYILDEPTTGLHMHEVGKLIRVLHQLVDRGATVVVIEHNTDVIMASDYVIDLGPGGGENGGRIVSSGTPEAIIADPNSVTGSFLENDRRTRANG, from the coding sequence ATGACGCAGAAGAATTGCATCCATATAGAAGGCGCACGGCAGCATAACCTCAAGAACCTGACACTGGATATCCCGCGCGACGAGCTTGTTGTCGTCTGCGGTCCTTCCGGCTCAGGCAAATCCACTCTGGCCTTTGATCTTGTCTATGCAGAAGGGCAGCGCCGCTATGTGGAATCGCTTTCTGCCTATGCGCGTCAGTTCCTGCCGCAGATGGACAAGCCGGAGGTGGATAAGATCGAAGGGCTTTCGCCTGCCATTTCGCTGGAGCAGCAGGCTTCCTCCCGCAACCCGCGCTCTACGGTGGGTACGGTGACGGAGATCTACGACTTCCTGCGCGTGTTCTACGCCCGGCTTGGCACCATGTATTGTCCCGAGTGCGGCAAGCCCATCGCGGCCCGGGCCGCCGATGAGATTATCGCGGACATTCTCGCCCTGCCGGAAGGCACCAAGTTCATGGTGCTGGCCCCGTTGGTTGAGCATCAGAAGGGTACCCACGCGGACCGCTTCAAGAAGCTCAAGGCGGAGGGCTTTGTGCGCGTGCGTGTGAATGGCGATGTCATGACCATAGACGATGTGCCCGGGCTGGAGAAGAACAAGAAGCACTCCATTGAGCTGGTCATTGACCGCCTTGTCATGAAGGAAGGGCTGCGCGGCAGGCTTGCCGACTCCGTCGAGTTGGCCCTGAAGTACGGGGAAGGGCGGCTTATCGCGTCCGTTGTGGGCGGCGAAGAGACGATCCATTCCACGGAATCCGTGTGCCCCACCTGCAAGATCAGCCTGCCCAAGCTGTCGCCGCAACTGTTTTCCTTCAACAGCCCGCAAGGTGCCTGTCCACGGTGCTCCGGTCTGGGGGCCATTGATTATTTCGAACCCAATCTGCTTGCGCCCAACAAGGGGCTTTCTCTTGCAGACGGCGGGTTGCTGCCGTGGAAAAACCCCAAGGTAATGGAACGGTATGCTAGCGGCCTGCGTGTGCTCGGCAAGGAATTCGATTTCGCGTTGAACACCCCGTTCAGGGACTATTCCGAACAGGCATGGGAGGCGCTGTTCCATGGCCACAAGGGAACAGGCTGGGAAGGCGTGACCTCCATCCTTGAGCGCGGCATGGAGTTCGGCCAGACATGGCGCGACGAGCTTTCGCGCTTCCGTCAGAGCAAGCCCTGTCCCAAGTGCAACGGTGCCCGCCTGAAGGACGAATCCCTTGCCGTGCGGGTGGATGATCTCTCCATATTCGGCTTCTGCTCACTTTCCGTGGGCAGGGCGCTGGAATGGCTGCAGAGCCGCACTTTCGACAAGTCTCTGGCGATCATCGCCGAGCCGCTCATGAAGGAGCTGACCCATCGTCTGGGCTTCATGGTGAACGTGGGGCTGGATTACATTTCCCTTGGCCGTAACATGTCCACGCTGTCCGGCGGCGAGGCGCAGCGTATTCGCCTTGCCTCCCAGCTCGGTTCCGGTCTGGTGGGCGTGACCTACGTGCTGGACGAGCCTTCCATCGGCCTGCATCCCAAGGACAACGAACGGCTCATCAACACCCTGCGCAGCCTGCAACGCCGTGGCAACACCGTGCTGGTTGTGGAGCATGACGAGGCCACCATTCGCGAGGCGGACACGGTTATCGAGCTTGGGCCGGGCTCCGGCATGCTTGGTGGTGACATTATGTTCAACGGAACCGTGAAGGATCTGCTGGAGCATTCCGAATCGCTCACTGCCAAGTACCTTCGCGGGGAGATGGTCATCGATCTGCCGGACGAACGCAGGGAAGGGGATGAGCACCTGATCTTGAAGGGCGTGACCACGAACAATCTGCAGAACGTGGATGTACGTTTTCCGCTGGGGGCGCTGACCTGCGTTACCGGTCCTTCCGGCTCCGGCAAGAGTTCGCTGGTGGTGGATTCCCTGTACAAGCATATTGCGCTGCATCAGTCCATCAAGGTTGACAGCCCCGGGCAGATTCAGGGTATTGAAGGGCTTGAGCATATTGAAAGAATTGTCGCCATTGACCAGACCCCTATCGGGCGTACGCCGCGTTCCAACCCGGCAACATACACCAAGGTCTTTGACGAGATTCGGAACATCTTTGCCATGTCGCCTGATGCGAAGAAACGCGGCTATAAGCCGGGGCGTTTCAGCTTCAACGTTCGCGGCGGACGCTGCGAAGCATGCGGCGGCGACGGGCAGATTCGGGTGGAGATGCACTTCCTGCCCGATGTCTACGTGACCTGCGATGTCTGCAAGGGCAAGCGCTATAATCATGAGACGCTTGAAGTGCGGTACAAGGGCAAGAACATTGCCGAGGTACTGGACATGACCGTGCGGCAAGCTAAAGTGTTTTTTGAAAATTATCCTGTTCTGGAACGTCGTCTTGCAGTATTGGAAGACGTGGGGCTGGAGTATCTCCGGCTCGGTCAGCCCGCCACCACGCTTTCCGGCGGCGAGGCGCAGCGGATCAAGATATCCCGGGAGCTCGGCAAGCGCAGTCTGCCGGGAACCCTGTATATTCTGGATGAGCCGACCACCGGCCTGCATATGCATGAAGTGGGCAAGCTCATCCGCGTGTTGCATCAGCTTGTGGACAGAGGCGCGACGGTTGTCGTGATCGAGCATAATACCGATGTGATCATGGCTTCGGATTATGTCATCGACCTTGGTCCCGGCGGTGGCGAAAACGGCGGCAGGATAGTGTCTTCCGGCACGCCGGAGGCGATTATCGCCGACCCCAACTCTGTAACCGGTTCCTTTTTGGAAAATGACCGGCGTACCCGTGCCAACGGATAA
- a CDS encoding NYN domain-containing protein, whose product MLERRQSRISSNFDEVYTALFVDFDNIFTRLDELAPAAARAFATNPQRWLRWLETHAVRMLYGEGVRRRILKRCCYLNPHCYHQYRPFFIRAAFNVIDCPPLTNQGKTSADIHLVMDAMDTLNHKTMFDEFIILSGDADFTPLLIRLQEHARRTLVLSVGYAAPAYTAASSWRIREDWFVQQALDERPFDEQRPMEDYQVQGPVQSSARIVRSPRPERSHMERGAQIVKRMVADSASPVPLAQLSHSLQKELDAGQDWFGYGRFRDFLEALELDRLEVSNVVPGYVFDPARHEEPEETSARADFRDAYPELYEFAVRVHRLTDVPLLMPEHYKQLLGLIVEEVNANGFFLTNTSRSVRDKCVERGIPVGRAHVNFVLVGITRGGYPLAEQSGVNIKDVAKAFMRNVKDLCNRTQFDLSEEELKLLMQWIMPRENGE is encoded by the coding sequence ATGTTGGAAAGAAGACAATCACGTATCAGCAGCAATTTTGATGAGGTTTACACCGCGTTATTCGTTGATTTCGACAACATTTTTACCCGTCTTGATGAACTGGCTCCCGCAGCCGCCCGTGCCTTTGCAACCAACCCGCAGCGCTGGTTGCGCTGGCTGGAAACCCATGCCGTACGCATGCTGTATGGTGAAGGGGTGCGCAGGCGCATTCTCAAGCGTTGCTGTTATCTGAATCCTCATTGCTATCATCAGTACCGTCCGTTCTTCATCCGTGCGGCATTCAACGTTATTGACTGTCCGCCGCTTACCAATCAGGGCAAGACCAGCGCAGATATCCATCTTGTCATGGATGCCATGGATACCCTGAATCACAAGACCATGTTTGATGAGTTCATCATCCTTTCGGGTGATGCCGACTTTACGCCCCTGCTTATTCGTCTGCAGGAGCACGCGCGTCGTACCTTGGTGCTTTCCGTTGGCTATGCGGCCCCCGCGTATACCGCGGCCAGCTCGTGGCGGATTCGCGAGGATTGGTTTGTACAGCAGGCCTTGGACGAACGTCCCTTCGACGAGCAGCGTCCCATGGAAGACTATCAGGTTCAGGGGCCTGTCCAGTCGAGTGCCCGTATCGTGCGTTCGCCCCGTCCGGAGCGCAGCCATATGGAGCGCGGCGCTCAGATCGTGAAGCGCATGGTTGCGGATTCCGCTTCCCCCGTGCCGCTTGCCCAGCTTTCCCATTCTCTGCAGAAGGAACTGGACGCCGGTCAGGACTGGTTTGGTTACGGTCGTTTCCGTGATTTTCTGGAAGCCCTTGAATTGGACAGGCTGGAAGTGTCCAATGTCGTGCCCGGATATGTATTTGATCCCGCGCGCCACGAGGAACCTGAGGAAACCTCGGCACGTGCCGACTTCCGTGATGCCTATCCCGAGCTGTATGAATTTGCCGTGCGCGTGCATCGTCTGACGGATGTGCCGCTGCTCATGCCTGAGCACTACAAGCAGTTGCTGGGCCTTATCGTGGAAGAAGTGAACGCCAATGGTTTCTTCCTGACCAACACATCCCGCAGCGTGCGTGACAAGTGCGTGGAACGCGGCATTCCCGTGGGACGCGCCCATGTGAACTTTGTGCTTGTGGGCATCACCCGCGGCGGCTACCCGCTGGCCGAGCAGAGCGGGGTGAATATCAAGGATGTTGCCAAGGCCTTCATGCGTAATGTGAAAGACCTGTGCAACCGCACCCAGTTCGATCTTTCCGAGGAAGAGCTGAAGCTGCTGATGCAGTGGATAATGCCCAGGGAGAACGGCGAATAA
- a CDS encoding YitT family protein — MNRDYTYSIPWNLLLITVGSCIYAISIKSIATVHGFIPGGIFGLGALIYYRTGLLDPATWFFLMNLPLFAVGWFKVSKRFCLYSLFAMCFSTVAYKVLNIPIHIENEFYATVASGVLSGLGGGLVLRSLGSGGGMDIVAIMLNQKHNIGVGKTFFAFNVLLFSLSLSVLKTDLVVASVINVFIASTTLDSVLSLFNQRKVVFIISDHAKDIAREIMTKLQRSGTFLEGKGAYTGQNRDVLMTVINNIQLKKLEEITFTCDPDAFFIVENTFSVLGQGFSRRKIY; from the coding sequence ATGAATCGCGACTACACCTACTCCATTCCATGGAACCTGCTGCTCATCACAGTCGGCTCCTGCATTTACGCCATAAGCATCAAGTCCATTGCCACGGTGCACGGATTCATTCCCGGCGGGATATTCGGCCTTGGCGCGCTCATCTATTACCGCACCGGCTTGCTGGACCCGGCGACATGGTTCTTCTTGATGAACCTGCCGCTCTTCGCCGTGGGTTGGTTCAAGGTAAGCAAGCGTTTCTGTCTTTACAGCCTGTTTGCCATGTGCTTTTCCACGGTGGCATACAAGGTTCTCAACATTCCCATCCACATAGAGAATGAATTCTACGCAACAGTGGCCAGTGGCGTGCTCTCCGGCCTCGGCGGCGGGCTTGTGTTGCGATCGCTGGGCTCCGGCGGCGGCATGGACATTGTGGCCATCATGCTGAACCAGAAGCACAACATAGGCGTGGGAAAAACATTTTTCGCCTTCAACGTGCTTCTCTTCTCCCTCTCGCTGTCGGTACTCAAGACGGACCTCGTGGTAGCTTCCGTCATCAACGTCTTTATAGCCTCCACCACTCTGGATTCCGTGCTCTCGCTGTTCAACCAACGCAAGGTGGTGTTCATCATCTCGGATCACGCCAAGGATATTGCGAGGGAGATCATGACCAAGCTGCAGCGCAGCGGCACCTTCCTCGAAGGCAAGGGAGCCTACACCGGCCAGAACCGCGACGTGCTGATGACCGTGATCAACAACATCCAGCTCAAGAAACTGGAAGAGATAACCTTCACCTGCGACCCCGATGCCTTCTTCATCGTGGAAAACACTTTCTCGGTGCTGGGGCAGGGATTCTCGCGACGCAAGATATACTAA
- a CDS encoding zinc metalloprotease HtpX: MLMKSHALARSTNRGQTFLLLVAIASVSGLAGWVVGGVAGAMWALILAAGVALLAPRMSPAMLMRMYRARPLLPHEVPALYDVVSDMARRAGLPRTPRLFLVPSPVMNAFAVGGRKDAVIAVTSGLLNRLDMEGLAGVLAHEISHILHEDLQAMTLADIFSRITGVFSTIGKVLLFINLPLLLVGDMTVSWGLVLVLLGAPGVSMLLQLALSRTREFDADASAARLTGDPLGLARALASIEYQQGSLFDRLFFPGRKEQEPSLLRSHPVTDERVARLKGMADEPWAQPRYRFTQVRQPQSFRIVHPRWRFGGYWISL; encoded by the coding sequence ATGCTGATGAAATCTCACGCTCTGGCCCGGAGCACCAACCGGGGGCAGACTTTTCTTCTTCTGGTGGCCATTGCATCGGTTTCCGGTCTTGCCGGCTGGGTCGTCGGCGGAGTGGCCGGTGCCATGTGGGCGCTTATTCTTGCAGCGGGAGTTGCTCTTCTTGCTCCCCGCATGTCTCCGGCCATGCTCATGCGCATGTACCGTGCACGCCCCCTGCTGCCGCATGAGGTTCCGGCCCTGTATGACGTGGTTTCGGATATGGCCCGCAGGGCAGGGCTTCCCCGCACTCCAAGATTGTTTCTTGTTCCTTCGCCGGTCATGAACGCGTTTGCCGTTGGAGGCAGGAAGGATGCGGTCATTGCCGTGACGTCCGGTTTGCTGAACCGGCTGGATATGGAGGGGCTTGCAGGCGTGCTGGCGCATGAAATCAGCCATATCCTGCACGAAGATCTTCAGGCCATGACCTTGGCGGATATCTTTTCCAGAATTACGGGCGTCTTTTCCACCATCGGCAAGGTACTGCTGTTCATTAACCTGCCCTTGCTGCTTGTAGGCGATATGACGGTTTCGTGGGGCTTGGTGCTTGTGCTGTTGGGAGCTCCCGGCGTGAGCATGTTGTTGCAACTGGCCCTGTCGCGCACGCGAGAGTTTGATGCCGACGCCTCTGCCGCGCGTCTGACCGGGGACCCTTTGGGGCTGGCGCGGGCCTTGGCCAGCATCGAGTATCAGCAGGGCAGCCTCTTCGACAGGCTCTTTTTTCCGGGAAGAAAGGAGCAGGAACCATCGCTGCTCAGATCGCATCCTGTGACGGATGAGCGCGTGGCGCGCCTGAAGGGCATGGCAGATGAACCGTGGGCTCAGCCTCGTTACCGCTTTACACAGGTCCGCCAGCCGCAATCCTTCCGCATTGTCCATCCCCGTTGGCGCTTCGGCGGATACTGGATTTCCCTCTAG